From a single Bryobacter aggregatus MPL3 genomic region:
- a CDS encoding NBR1-Ig-like domain-containing protein — translation MFDFLCRLRNCLLLFVLSVWITSAQQPTKEYIRLNGRVVAIENVGTPPTVESSSAAWGTNPGSSAIIGSRISASVTFQNTGTTTWNFQNGAGYNLVMLNNLWGSVMITTAATTVAPNQSATFSITARAPLTIGSNGAFGVQLQHNGTVFGASLSQGITTTAGTYDSQVISVNFSPSSTLSAGAAFTATIQVKNTGTASWWTDAVDAATPFKLVSQADSATFWGATSKVVISSGVNTVGYVDPQETVTRTFSLTAPSTPGVFPFVWKMMREGGSPFGQATAANISISSATSFLGAVQPASLTGRTQTLTVTFGGGSLPVTGFWYQFATAVDSAPACQISYTRDHKVQVVSVSSVGSNISYIYGDIGYLGENRILTVPNQLCSVSLSESSDIISGNNISLTLKVSLLPPFQGMYKVYAYLMANGFLGDWIQKNLWDVTESVGVSISSSGSGTLAPFATRDFTATVDGVPSGQSTLARWSVVSGPSGNSSLGSVSTGNTCSATTTYRAPSTVVNTGIITIKAESCYTSSSANTATLSLSAGSSVTVSLSPKDTSALAAGGTRNYVATLTNSDSNSINWASSVPSAGSISPNPSVSGQSVAFAAANVAASTATTLTASSAQNASASDAVAFNVVPGLAESSSASWATIPGQSAIVGANVGATVTFVNTGSTTWNFQSGGGYSLAMTNNLWGSVAVTTSATTVAPNQSATFSVTARASLTSGTNNAFSVQLRRNGTGFGSTLSQVVTTTTGTYDSQIIGITISPSSTLTANAAFTATVQIKNTGTAPWWTDLVDSNTPFKLASQAPSQTLWGSTSKVVINSGSNTAGYVDPQETVTKVFQLNAPSTPGLFNFAWRMMREGGSGFGQTTAGNITVNSTTPFVGDVLPANLAGAAHTITTTFGGGSYPIYGFWYQFAATLNGSPACQLNYTPDHKIQVVSVASNGSNVTYTYGDSGYLGEFRSLTVQGQLCYVDLSQSSDSISGNNVSLTLRVGLSNQFGAGTKVYSYAMNTAYAGTDWVLKNYWNVPAVVGVSITPVSLLMSSGATATFNASVTGTTNTQIDWSTSWGLLSTYSGASTVYTAPTVSSTQFSSVSAKSVADGTKQADAAITIQIPGGGGVSVQGVTPINQTGRVVTFSMTANGSGFPLSKMYFYVNSTMLNEGGCLVEVSPQSGAINLRTNGSSVYFSGTLGANQVLQNSYCSLNLASSSVINNGNSSQLNLSVNFDNWFMRGWVSVYGKAMNSNNQSMTDYMYLGWWYLN, via the coding sequence ATGTTTGATTTTCTCTGTCGGCTTCGCAATTGCTTATTGCTGTTTGTCCTTTCTGTTTGGATCACTTCTGCGCAACAACCAACCAAAGAATACATCCGCCTGAACGGGCGAGTCGTTGCGATTGAGAACGTGGGAACGCCGCCTACTGTTGAATCTTCTTCCGCCGCATGGGGCACCAACCCGGGGTCTTCGGCGATCATTGGGTCAAGGATCAGTGCCAGCGTAACCTTCCAAAATACTGGAACAACCACTTGGAACTTCCAGAATGGAGCTGGCTACAACCTGGTGATGCTGAACAACCTATGGGGAAGCGTCATGATTACGACAGCCGCAACAACCGTGGCGCCAAACCAGTCCGCTACATTCTCGATCACCGCTCGTGCTCCGCTGACCATCGGCAGCAATGGTGCCTTTGGTGTCCAGTTGCAACACAACGGAACCGTATTTGGAGCCAGTTTAAGCCAAGGAATCACAACAACTGCAGGCACCTATGACTCTCAGGTTATTTCCGTCAATTTCTCCCCTTCTTCTACCCTTAGTGCAGGTGCTGCATTCACTGCCACCATACAGGTGAAGAATACTGGAACCGCCTCATGGTGGACCGATGCAGTCGATGCGGCTACGCCATTTAAGCTGGTGAGCCAAGCGGACAGCGCAACATTTTGGGGCGCTACCTCCAAAGTGGTGATTAGCAGCGGCGTCAACACCGTTGGTTATGTGGATCCACAGGAGACCGTTACGAGAACCTTTTCGCTAACGGCGCCCTCTACGCCTGGGGTCTTCCCTTTCGTTTGGAAGATGATGCGTGAAGGGGGCTCTCCATTTGGACAGGCAACAGCTGCAAATATCTCGATTTCTTCGGCGACTTCGTTCCTGGGCGCTGTGCAGCCAGCCAGCCTGACGGGCAGGACGCAAACACTCACTGTGACGTTCGGAGGTGGTTCCTTACCTGTAACAGGATTCTGGTATCAGTTCGCCACTGCTGTAGACAGCGCGCCCGCATGTCAGATTAGCTATACTCGGGACCACAAGGTTCAGGTTGTATCTGTATCTTCTGTTGGTTCCAATATAAGCTACATATATGGAGATATCGGATATTTGGGAGAGAACCGGATTCTCACTGTACCCAATCAGTTATGCTCTGTGAGTTTGTCAGAAAGCTCAGACATAATTTCTGGAAACAATATTAGCTTGACGCTCAAAGTGAGCCTTCTTCCTCCATTTCAAGGGATGTACAAGGTCTACGCCTATTTAATGGCCAACGGCTTCCTGGGCGACTGGATACAGAAAAATCTGTGGGATGTCACTGAAAGCGTGGGAGTTTCGATATCCAGCTCAGGAAGTGGCACTCTGGCGCCCTTCGCCACCCGTGATTTTACTGCTACTGTAGACGGCGTCCCATCTGGGCAATCTACACTCGCCAGGTGGAGCGTTGTCAGTGGTCCAAGTGGCAACTCCAGTCTTGGCAGTGTCTCCACAGGAAATACATGCTCGGCAACAACCACTTACAGAGCACCCTCCACTGTAGTCAATACAGGAATCATAACAATCAAAGCGGAAAGCTGCTACACGTCTAGTTCAGCCAATACCGCGACGCTATCACTGAGTGCAGGATCGAGTGTAACCGTATCCTTGTCCCCGAAAGACACTTCCGCCCTGGCTGCAGGTGGCACACGAAACTATGTCGCGACGCTTACAAATTCCGATTCCAATAGCATCAACTGGGCCTCAAGCGTACCGTCGGCAGGCAGCATCAGCCCCAATCCCAGCGTTTCGGGACAATCGGTCGCATTCGCGGCAGCAAATGTGGCTGCAAGTACGGCGACAACCTTGACCGCGTCCAGTGCTCAGAACGCATCCGCTTCAGACGCGGTTGCCTTTAATGTTGTGCCAGGACTCGCCGAATCTTCTTCAGCCTCATGGGCTACCATCCCAGGCCAATCCGCGATCGTTGGCGCAAATGTGGGAGCCACCGTTACTTTTGTGAACACAGGTTCAACCACTTGGAACTTCCAGAGTGGGGGGGGCTACAGTCTGGCGATGACCAATAATCTATGGGGCAGTGTAGCGGTGACCACGAGTGCCACTACTGTCGCCCCAAATCAATCAGCCACTTTTTCCGTGACGGCACGAGCATCACTGACCAGCGGTACAAATAATGCCTTCAGCGTGCAACTGCGTCGCAACGGTACTGGCTTTGGCTCCACTTTGAGTCAAGTTGTGACTACTACAACCGGAACCTATGATTCTCAGATCATTGGCATAACAATTTCACCATCCTCCACTCTCACCGCAAACGCAGCGTTTACCGCAACGGTACAAATTAAGAATACCGGCACTGCTCCATGGTGGACCGATCTGGTGGATTCCAATACTCCTTTCAAGCTGGCAAGCCAGGCGCCGAGCCAAACGTTATGGGGTAGTACATCAAAGGTCGTGATTAATAGTGGCAGTAACACAGCCGGTTATGTGGATCCTCAGGAGACGGTCACGAAAGTTTTTCAACTCAACGCGCCGTCTACTCCAGGCCTTTTCAACTTTGCATGGAGAATGATGCGCGAGGGCGGATCTGGATTCGGCCAGACGACGGCTGGAAACATCACCGTGAATTCAACAACGCCATTTGTTGGTGATGTCCTGCCTGCGAATCTAGCTGGGGCCGCACATACAATCACAACGACCTTCGGTGGTGGTTCATATCCGATATACGGATTTTGGTATCAGTTCGCAGCAACATTGAACGGCTCTCCGGCCTGCCAGTTGAACTACACACCTGACCACAAAATCCAGGTAGTCTCTGTAGCCTCTAATGGGTCAAACGTCACCTATACTTATGGAGATTCAGGTTATCTGGGAGAGTTCAGAAGCCTGACTGTACAAGGACAGCTCTGCTATGTGGATCTGTCTCAAAGTTCAGACTCTATCTCTGGAAATAATGTGTCGTTGACTCTACGTGTAGGATTGTCAAATCAATTTGGGGCAGGTACAAAAGTATATAGTTATGCAATGAATACCGCGTATGCGGGGACCGACTGGGTATTAAAAAACTATTGGAACGTACCTGCAGTTGTGGGTGTATCCATTACCCCCGTTTCTCTCTTGATGAGCTCTGGTGCGACCGCAACCTTCAATGCTTCCGTCACCGGCACGACCAATACACAGATTGATTGGTCTACTTCGTGGGGGCTGCTGTCGACATACTCTGGAGCTTCAACTGTCTATACCGCTCCTACCGTTTCTTCAACACAATTTTCATCGGTCAGTGCCAAATCTGTGGCAGATGGGACGAAGCAGGCCGACGCCGCTATCACAATTCAGATTCCTGGTGGCGGCGGTGTCAGCGTGCAAGGTGTAACTCCGATCAATCAGACAGGACGAGTGGTCACCTTTTCAATGACCGCAAATGGTTCTGGTTTTCCCCTATCGAAGATGTACTTTTATGTGAACTCCACGATGCTGAATGAGGGCGGCTGTCTCGTAGAAGTCTCGCCCCAAAGCGGAGCCATTAATCTAAGAACAAATGGCTCCAGTGTCTACTTCTCTGGAACTCTCGGCGCCAATCAAGTCCTCCAGAACTCGTACTGTAGTCTCAATCTCGCAAGTAGCTCAGTCATAAACAATGGAAATTCTTCGCAGTTGAATCTAAGTGTCAATTTCGATAACTGGTTTATGCGCGGCTGGGTGAGCGTATACGGTAAAGCAATGAACAGCAATAACCAATCGATGACAGACTATATGTATCTCGGTTGGTGGTATTTGAACTAG
- a CDS encoding carboxypeptidase-like regulatory domain-containing protein — translation MKTTLFLMASVALLNAQGHVSGSVMTGKIPVEGALVSLSVIPAAAPAITKPYYAVTKTNAAGKFLIENAPAGSYRLCGQLENSSLVGSCDWQEPTPVIVRDRATSDGGVLSLEPGYTMVAVLEDPSSSVLQNRGRTYGAEVSMLVTAGHYFKPAIAVLGKNGLEYKAIVPFEKQLELHIVSSFYRIADLEGKAEDRGNAVAKSLYFTREQKEIPVNLKVLGVKSLQQ, via the coding sequence ATGAAAACAACTCTCTTCCTGATGGCATCAGTCGCACTTTTGAACGCGCAGGGGCATGTGTCCGGTTCGGTGATGACAGGGAAAATTCCGGTAGAAGGTGCATTAGTCAGTCTATCTGTGATCCCTGCCGCCGCACCCGCAATTACGAAGCCCTACTATGCGGTGACAAAAACAAACGCGGCTGGAAAATTTTTGATAGAAAATGCTCCAGCAGGCAGCTATCGGCTCTGCGGGCAACTCGAGAATTCCAGTTTGGTTGGTTCATGTGACTGGCAGGAGCCAACGCCAGTCATAGTTAGAGACAGGGCCACCTCCGACGGAGGAGTTCTCAGCTTAGAACCGGGTTACACGATGGTCGCGGTCCTCGAAGATCCAAGTTCAAGTGTACTACAAAATCGAGGTCGAACTTATGGCGCTGAAGTGTCGATGCTTGTCACTGCTGGCCACTACTTTAAGCCAGCGATTGCAGTGCTGGGCAAGAATGGTCTCGAGTACAAAGCAATTGTACCCTTCGAGAAGCAACTGGAGCTGCATATCGTTTCCAGCTTCTATCGCATCGCAGATCTGGAAGGAAAGGCTGAAGATCGAGGAAATGCTGTTGCAAAATCCCTTTACTTCACAAGGGAACAGAAAGAGATTCCGGTAAATCTAAAAGTGCTCGGTGTGAAGTCTCTGCAGCAGTAG